One window of Candidatus Margulisiibacteriota bacterium genomic DNA carries:
- a CDS encoding helix-turn-helix domain-containing protein, which yields MNLRKIFINNLRRIRKGAGLSQFKLAELCDTSLSYIGRIEIGVCFPSIDMVEKIAKALKIRPYHLFLDEQNINGKLKPLYWKPAIPEFVKKEVLAKLNAAVQVVR from the coding sequence ATGAATCTAAGAAAGATTTTTATCAATAATTTACGGCGTATTCGTAAGGGCGCTGGCCTTTCCCAGTTTAAACTGGCAGAGCTCTGTGACACATCTCTGAGCTATATTGGCCGCATCGAGATAGGCGTGTGTTTTCCGTCTATTGATATGGTCGAAAAAATAGCCAAAGCTCTGAAAATTCGGCCGTATCATTTATTTTTGGATGAACAAAATATCAATGGCAAACTCAAGCCATTGTATTGGAAACCAGCCATACCGGAATTTGTCAAAAAAGAAGTGCTGGCCAAACTCAACGCGGCGGTGCAGGTGGTGCGG
- a CDS encoding mobile mystery protein B, producing the protein MGIDLIYSAGQTPLDEDEKDGLLIPALSTREELDEFEQRNIEDAVEWSLKQRGLKVEQILTNKFLQNLHQRMFGKVWRWAGRFRVTNKNLGVDKTDIVSEIKKLLSDCHYWIEHSVFSPDEIAVRFKHRLVSIHPFVNGNGRHSRLMADILISSGLGLPVFTWGGAVLTASSQIRLRYLQTLRAADNKDYSLLLAFARQK; encoded by the coding sequence ATGGGAATAGATTTGATTTATAGCGCGGGCCAAACGCCGCTGGACGAAGATGAAAAAGATGGGCTGCTTATTCCGGCCTTATCGACCAGAGAGGAACTGGACGAGTTTGAGCAGCGCAATATAGAGGACGCGGTGGAGTGGTCTTTGAAACAGCGCGGTCTGAAAGTCGAGCAAATTCTTACCAATAAATTTTTGCAAAATTTGCACCAGCGCATGTTCGGCAAGGTCTGGCGCTGGGCTGGGCGTTTTCGTGTTACGAATAAAAACCTGGGTGTAGACAAGACCGACATCGTTTCCGAAATTAAAAAACTGCTGTCTGACTGCCATTACTGGATAGAACATTCGGTTTTTTCTCCAGATGAGATCGCTGTGCGTTTTAAGCACAGGCTGGTGAGCATTCATCCGTTTGTTAACGGCAATGGACGCCACTCGCGGTTAATGGCGGATATTTTGATCTCTAGCGGCTTGGGCTTGCCGGTATTCACTTGGGGCGGCGCGGTTTTGACCGCCAGCTCGCAGATCCGACTACGATATTTACAGACGCTGCGGGCGGCGGATAACAAAGATTATTCTCTCTTGCTGGCTTTTGCCCGGCAAAAATAA
- a CDS encoding mobile mystery protein A, with the protein MDTKNSKLLLEQLDRRLRGKSVSPPPTGWIYAVRTAWGMSRRQLGKRLHISAQSVKDLEENEASGAVSLNRLRTAGQALGLQFSYSLRPVAGSLQKILEQAAQKAAEEIVRRTSANMQLEQQGNSSARLKKAVRDKTEELMREIPGYLWE; encoded by the coding sequence ATGGATACTAAAAACAGCAAATTATTATTGGAGCAGCTGGATCGCAGGCTGCGCGGTAAATCTGTGTCTCCGCCGCCTACCGGCTGGATATACGCCGTGCGCACGGCTTGGGGCATGTCCCGCCGCCAGCTGGGTAAGCGTTTGCATATTTCCGCGCAAAGCGTCAAAGACCTGGAGGAAAACGAAGCGTCCGGCGCAGTTTCCCTGAATAGATTGCGAACGGCTGGTCAGGCTTTGGGTTTGCAATTCAGTTATTCCCTGCGGCCCGTGGCCGGATCTCTGCAAAAAATTCTGGAGCAGGCGGCGCAAAAAGCCGCTGAAGAAATCGTTCGGCGTACTTCGGCAAATATGCAGCTCGAGCAGCAGGGCAATTCCTCGGCGCGACTGAAAAAGGCTGTCCGTGATAAGACCGAGGAATTGATGCGTGAAATTCCAGGTTATTTATGGGAATAG
- a CDS encoding NADP-dependent malic enzyme, with product MQKVKESALEEILKIHENGKINVASNAPIKDYETLSMVYTPGVARVCKAIEAEPALAKKYTIAGNTVAIVTDGTAVLGLGDIGALAGLPVMEGKAALFREFGGVNAFPILLATKDTDQIVETILHIAPTFAGINLEDIAAPRCFEIERRLKEKLNIPIFHDDQHGTAVVTLAGLLNALRVVGKKLEEVKIVINGAGAAGLAVARLLLASGARQIVLCDREGAIYAGRAGLNSEKTLLAALTNSEKLSGSVNKILAGQDVFIGVSAKDVLTATAVQSMNKNAVVFAMANPDPEIRPELIADSAAVIATGRSDYPNQINNVLCFPGMFKGAFAARATDITREMCLAAARAIAACVAEKDLRRDNIIPSVFDKNVASNVADAVAAAWAGLVF from the coding sequence ATGCAAAAAGTAAAAGAAAGCGCTCTGGAAGAAATATTAAAAATCCATGAGAATGGCAAGATCAATGTTGCCAGCAACGCGCCGATCAAGGATTACGAGACTTTGTCGATGGTCTATACTCCCGGCGTGGCCAGGGTCTGCAAGGCTATCGAAGCTGAGCCCGCGCTGGCCAAAAAATATACTATCGCCGGTAACACTGTTGCTATTGTGACAGACGGCACGGCGGTGCTGGGGCTCGGTGACATCGGCGCGCTGGCTGGATTACCAGTCATGGAAGGCAAGGCCGCGCTGTTCCGCGAGTTCGGCGGTGTGAACGCTTTCCCGATACTGCTGGCTACTAAAGACACGGATCAGATCGTGGAGACGATCCTGCATATCGCGCCTACTTTTGCCGGCATCAATCTGGAAGATATTGCCGCGCCGCGCTGTTTTGAGATAGAACGCCGCTTAAAAGAAAAATTAAATATTCCAATCTTTCATGATGACCAGCACGGCACGGCTGTCGTAACGCTGGCCGGTTTGCTGAATGCGCTCAGGGTTGTCGGTAAAAAACTGGAAGAGGTAAAGATCGTCATCAACGGCGCGGGCGCGGCCGGACTGGCCGTGGCCAGGCTGCTGCTGGCCAGCGGCGCGCGGCAGATAGTCCTGTGCGACCGCGAGGGAGCGATCTACGCGGGGCGCGCGGGACTGAACTCCGAAAAAACACTTCTGGCCGCGCTGACCAATTCGGAAAAATTATCCGGCTCTGTAAATAAAATATTGGCCGGGCAGGATGTGTTTATCGGTGTGTCGGCTAAGGATGTTCTGACCGCCACGGCCGTCCAGAGCATGAACAAAAATGCGGTAGTTTTTGCTATGGCCAATCCCGACCCGGAAATAAGACCGGAGTTAATAGCGGACAGCGCGGCGGTTATCGCCACCGGCCGTTCGGATTATCCCAATCAGATCAATAATGTGCTGTGTTTTCCGGGCATGTTCAAGGGGGCTTTTGCCGCGCGCGCGACTGACATCACGCGGGAAATGTGCCTCGCGGCCGCGCGCGCGATCGCCGCCTGTGTCGCGGAAAAAGACCTGCGTCGGGATAACATTATCCCGTCCGTCTTCGACAAAAATGTGGCGTCAAACGTGGCTGACGCCGTGGCGGCGGCGTGGGCTGGCTTAGTATTTTAA
- a CDS encoding PIN domain-containing protein, protein MREKLFFDSDVVIDVSLRRNPFLTDAVKLINLVEAGKYRGYTSAIVFTNTYYVQRKLTNHHTTVAFLRKLRLILTVLNVDDLIIQKALESGFADFEDAVQYFTAVQNKIDYIITRNTEDYKKSTIPVYTPAEFLKMTELKKGGHF, encoded by the coding sequence ATGAGAGAAAAGCTTTTTTTTGACAGCGATGTTGTCATTGATGTTTCGCTCCGTAGAAATCCGTTTTTAACCGATGCGGTGAAACTAATAAATCTTGTGGAAGCAGGAAAATACAGAGGCTATACTTCGGCAATCGTGTTTACAAACACATATTATGTGCAGAGAAAATTAACTAATCACCATACAACGGTGGCTTTTTTGCGAAAACTGCGGTTGATCTTGACTGTTTTAAATGTTGATGACCTTATAATACAAAAGGCTCTGGAGTCGGGATTTGCTGATTTTGAAGACGCTGTGCAGTATTTTACCGCCGTGCAGAACAAGATAGATTACATAATCACCAGAAATACCGAAGATTATAAAAAGTCTACAATTCCGGTTTACACTCCCGCAGAATTTTTAAAAATGACAGAACTTAAAAAAGGCGGACACTTTTAA
- a CDS encoding DUF6364 family protein: protein MYTKLTLNVEKAVVENARIYAKQKQRSISKLVEEYLASISADTKDEENIKLEPLTKRIAGIISVDKNFNYKEILTEALMEKHL, encoded by the coding sequence ATGTACACAAAATTAACTTTAAATGTTGAAAAGGCTGTGGTGGAAAACGCCAGAATTTACGCCAAACAGAAGCAAAGAAGCATTTCTAAATTAGTGGAAGAATATTTGGCCTCAATATCTGCTGACACAAAAGACGAAGAAAATATAAAACTGGAGCCGCTGACTAAAAGGATAGCCGGAATTATCAGCGTTGATAAAAATTTCAATTACAAGGAAATTCTGACCGAAGCCTTAATGGAAAAACACCTATGA
- the purN gene encoding phosphoribosylglycinamide formyltransferase: MFRLAVLISGRGSNLQAIQKNIESGILRGQARIAVVISGRENAAGLTFAREHGLKTAVCPAEKDVLAELAKHAVDLICLAGYLRVLSADFVARYAGKIINIHPTLLPKYPGLHVHEKVLAAGDAESGCTVHYVDAGVDTGKIIAQKKVPVRPSDTPETLSARVLEQEHILYSEVILRLAGA, encoded by the coding sequence ATGTTCCGCCTTGCTGTCCTCATCTCCGGTCGCGGTTCCAATCTGCAAGCCATACAAAAAAATATCGAGAGCGGAATTTTGCGGGGTCAGGCGCGGATCGCTGTGGTGATTTCCGGTAGAGAAAATGCCGCCGGACTGACTTTTGCCAGAGAACATGGCTTGAAAACCGCTGTTTGTCCGGCGGAAAAAGACGTGCTGGCAGAATTAGCAAAACACGCTGTGGATTTAATTTGTCTGGCTGGTTATCTGCGCGTCCTGTCCGCGGATTTTGTCGCGCGATACGCCGGAAAAATAATCAACATTCACCCGACGCTGCTGCCGAAATATCCCGGGCTGCATGTGCACGAAAAAGTTTTAGCTGCCGGCGACGCGGAATCCGGCTGCACCGTGCATTATGTGGATGCCGGAGTCGACACCGGAAAGATCATCGCGCAAAAGAAAGTTCCTGTTCGGCCTAGCGACACGCCTGAGACGCTGTCCGCGCGCGTGCTGGAGCAGGAGCATATTTTGTATTCGGAGGTGATTTTGCGGCTGGCCGGAGCATAA